The following are from one region of the Ochotona princeps isolate mOchPri1 chromosome 4, mOchPri1.hap1, whole genome shotgun sequence genome:
- the CD81 gene encoding CD81 antigen: MGVEGCTKCIKYLLFVFNFVFWLAGGVILGVALWLRHDPQTTNLLYLELGDRPAPNTFYVGIYILIAVGAVMMFVGFLGCYGAIQESQCLLGTFFTCLVILFACEVAAGIWGFVNKDQIAKDVKQFYDQALQQAVMDDEANNAKAVVKTFHETLNCCGSNALTALTTSVLKNNLCPSGSNIISNLFKEDCHQKIDELFSGKLYLIGIAAIVVAVIMIFEMILSMVLCCGIRNSSVY, from the exons ATGGGGGTGGAGGGCTGCACCAAGTGCATCAAGTACCTGCTGTTCGTCTTCAATTTCGTCTTCTGG CTGGCTGGTGGCGTGATCCTTGGCGTGGCCCTGTGGCTTCGCCACGACCCGCAGACCACCAACCTTCTCTACCTGGAGCTGGGGGACCGGCCAGCACCCAACACCTTCTATGTGG GCATCTACATCCTGATCGCCGTGGGCGCCGTGATGATGTTTGTCGGGTTTCTGGGCTGCTATGGGGCCATCCAGGAGTCACAGTGCCTGCTGGGAACG TTCTTCACCTGCCTCGTCATCCTGTTTGCCTGTGAGGTGGCCGCCGGCATCTGGGGCTTCGTCAACAAGGACCAG ATCGCCAAGGATGTGAAGCAGTTCTACGACCAGGCCCTGCAGCAGGCCGTCATGGACGACGAAGCAAACAATGCCAAGGCCGTGGTGAAGACCTTCCACGAGACG CTCAACTGCTGCGGCTCCAATGCTCTGACGGCGCTCACCACGTCCGTGTTGAAGAACAACCTGTGCCCCTCAGGCAGCAACATCATTAGCAACTTGTTCAAG GAGGACTGCCACCAGAAGATCGACGAACTCTTCTCGGGGAAGCTGTACCTCATCGGCATCGCGGCCATCGTGGTGGCCGTGATCATG ATCTTCGAGATGATTCTGAGCATGGTGCTGTGCTGCGGCATCCGGAACAGCTCGGTGTACTGA
- the TSSC4 gene encoding U5 small nuclear ribonucleoprotein TSSC4 produces the protein MAQAGPGEPEDSELALGRPFRLRGQSSAFAQRSHSVFDGLDAPGPPPRDAAPRLPDYLVHPERWTKYSLEDVAVASERGNREAALAFLGARCSPASAQEPRGRVLFTRPARPERKRPPAQDAAPGPVELAHLAAEASPEAAEASPGQQREPRPPGSPVRFHGARKRSRQHLRCKGSDREGPAEEA, from the coding sequence ATGGCCCAGGCCGGGCCCGGCGAGCCCGAGGACTCGGAGCTGGCCCTCGGTCGACCCTTCCGCCTCCGCGGCCAGAGCTCGGCCTTCGCGCAGCGCAGCCACAGCGTGTTCGACGGGCTGGACGCGCCCGGCCCGCCGCCCCGGGACGCCGCCCCGCGCCTGCCCGACTACCTGGTGCACCCCGAGCGCTGGACCAAGTACAGCCTGGAGGACGTGGCCGTGGCCAGCGAGCGCGGCAACCGGGAGGCCGCCCTGGCCTTCCTGGGCGCGCGCTGCTCCCCCGCCTCCGCCCAGGAGCCCCGCGGCCGCGTCCTCTTCACCAGACCCGCCCGGCCCGAGAGGAAGAGGCCGCCGGCGCAGGACGCGGCGCCGGGCCCGGTGGAGCTGGCGCACCTGGCCGCCGAGGCCAGTCCGGAGGCCGCCGAGGCCAGTCCGGGGCAGCAGCGGGAGCCCCGGCCGCCCGGCAGCCCCGTGCGCTTCCACGGCGCCAGGAAGCGCAGCCGGCAGCACCTGCGCTGCAAGGGCAGTGACCGCGAGGGCCCGGCCGAGGAGGCGTGA